The Parambassis ranga chromosome 13, fParRan2.1, whole genome shotgun sequence genome contains the following window.
ttttaagcTATGTACATTAAAgttacacacataaaaatataaactttTACATTGAGACTGAGCTCATTTGATTTGCAAAATATGGATTTCCTTTTAAAAACACTTATTTGGGCACCAAGCCAAAAAAGTCACAACCTCCGAATGTGCAGTCTTGAGGCTGAACGTCCTCTAAATACCACAGGAATGCCAAGGTAAGGTTACACACGACAGCGCAATGCACCAACACATACCGCTGTCGTCATGCGGACAATGACCTGACAGGTCAGAGTAGACTCGTGGTCAGCATGGTTTGTCACTCAAAAACACAGATCAATGAGCGCCATGGCCAAGGCTCACCAGAACTCATTTGCAAACAACTTTACACCAGGGGTGCCCAGCACGGGTGCGGGCTGATCATGTACAATTCAGACAATGTTTTATTGTTAGTCTATCATCCATCATCCGGTGCTCCAAAGATCTTTTACaacacagatgtcccactctctcctgatGGCTTGCAtcattatgtgtttgtttatgtagcCGAGAAAAAAAGGACCGTACTGCCGGACTGATGGAAGTTCAGACTCTGGATGCAGATGAAGAGCGAAGGTGTCGCGCTGCACGCTGTATTTTTACAAGATCCCTCAATCATGATCTGTGCGCTGGCTTGTTTAATATTATAATTGCTAACAGTgtagtttgtttagccggcagagctCTGCAGGTTTTATTTATGACAACAATGGCGTAATTAACGGCGACAGAAAATGACAACGTCGTAGTGTCCGAAAATTTTTCCCAATGAATTCACGATATGGTGCCAGTGTGGGCACCCCTGCTTTAAACCAACCATTTAGTGTTgccatgaaaacaaaacaatatgttAGTCCGGGGCTCATAGAACTTTGAGTAATTACATACTAATTTTGTGGGAAAAGAATGAATGTTACCCTTGTTAAGTATAAGACTCCATGTTCAGTAAAAGAATTCTGGTCCTTGAATAAGTTATATGACCCAGCAGCTGGTTGCCTGAGTTAAGCATTAGCTCTAGTAACAGAAATAGCAGCCATAAacttgcagttcctcaaatggttACCTGAAGCTGGCTCTGAAAATAATGGATTTGTacacaaacatttcttttcAACTGCATTAAGGCTTTAAGGTGTGCATAACTAAGAATGTGGTTGGCCACCAGTTAAACTGGACTCAGGCACTGCCAAGACGTTTGCTGTTTTCCTCTGCTTCCAAAACCATTTATTTCTCtacctgtttctgttttcattaaGCTTAACATTCAAACTCTTAGTGGTCAACAGACAAATTATCCCTAATACTATGAGCTAAGCTCTTGTTTTACACGGGACTACATTTTGTCCATGTTTGAGtgcattattaaataaatactacAAGCGGAATGAGTGCAAATAACTCTTAATATGGCCCCGTTTTAAAGTATGAAAATTTGTATCTTTATGAAACAAATAACTTTAAGTTTATTTATGAAGATTTTCCACCAGTTTAGACTGTGTAATTAGATATCAGTAATCTGTACTATGCAAAATCCTGTCTACATTTCTATTAAAACATACGGCACATAGGATATTGGTTTAAGAATTCATGAAGGCTACATTAAATCCTTAAGACAAATGTAACTGAGTGaaagcaacacaacagaaaGTGTTTTGCATATCAAAGTAGATAAGGCACAGCTCTGGCATCAGGATTATAAGGAGTGGTCCATATCCAAAGACTCTGTCTCACAGCACAACACCCTCCACATTACAGTTCAGAACCTCGTTATGTTGGACCTGCCCCATCTGCCGATGGAACTGTCCCTGTTTCTGTGTCCTCCAGCAGTGGGTGTTCTGTCCCAGTGTGATACTTTTAATGCTGGGCAGGTCTGTGAGTATGTTCGTTGGCAATGATGCCACACCAGAACCAGACAAATTCAGCTCTTGCAGTGAGTCTAATCCACTGAACACTGCAGGGCTTAGACTCTTGAGCTTAGGGTTGTTGGAAAGATCCAGAACTTGGAGGCTCTGAAGACCCTTGAAGCTGTTCGGCTCAATCTGCTGAAGTTCATGTAGGCCACTGATGGATAAATAAACCACATCTTTCAGCTGAGGAAAAGCTCCctctttgatgtgtgtgattGGGTTAAAGTCCAGATTGAGGTACCTCAGAGGAAGCCCTGCCAAGCTCGGAACACTCTGGAGCTGGTTTGCTGACAGGTTTAAGCTCTGAACAAGTAAAACTCTTCCATGTAAAGTGGTGAAGACTGACACTAGTTTGTTATAAGACAGATCCACGCTGACAGGTTCACCATTAACTTTAGCAGCAAACACGTCCATGTCGAACTCCTGGAAGCTATTGTGGCTGAGATCGACTTCAGCCAGAGGCAGCCCAGAGAAACAGTTCAAAGGCAGGCTCTGCAGGCTGTTGTGGCTCAGGTCCAGAGTCTCTAGGTAACGCAGCTTGGACAATGCATTGGGGCTTACCTGATGATGACACAGATGAGaacaagtaaaaacaacaaactaagaAAACATGTCTAATAAAAATGCTTCTATTACTGCACTTTACCTTTGTTATATGGTTGTTACTAAGGTCTAAGCTAACAAGAGTTGTGTAGCCTGGTCCAGCTAGCATGGTGTCGCTGAGTGGGCCCATGGTGTTGGAGGACAGGTCCAGGTGGGCAGTGTCCAGTGGGATGGGGACAGGCATGGATGTGCTGGGACTCAGCTCTCGACAGTCAACTCTGGTCAGGCTGAAGCTGTCGAACAGGCCAAAGCTTTCCACCTCACAGTGGCAGCCAGGATGGCAGTTTTTCACAGCACTGGCCTGGACAGCTGCCAGCAGCGACAGGCCGAGCCACAGGAGGAGTGCCATTATGCTCTGGAGAGGGAACAAATTCATTATTTACAATTAAGACCTTTTTAACCACATCACTAAAGACACGAGAACAATCACTGCCTTGATCGGCAGATCAGATTAGAACACTTTGTCCATGCCACTGCACAGAACACCTGTTTAGTGATTTTAGAAACTGGAGCCATacctacataaaaaaaaacatcttcaaggcTTTTGTTAAGCTTTGTGAAAAGACTTCAAGTTTTTATTTGTGCAACTCAAGTAGCCCCAATTTCCCTCGCTCTTGGCTTCCCAACGGGTGTGACCTAATTTCTTTGATCAATGAGTTCATTTGCACTTTCTTATTCAACTCTCTAAAATGAGCATGCATGATTGTAAAAATTAAAATCTGAGTGCCCATTTGGAAAATGCACATCATGAACACATCCTCTGAGCCTCGATGCAGTAACACAAAAAAATTCACAAAAACAAtttctcatttttaaaaaggatGCTGCCTTGTtgatttaataataaaacagcaACTGAACTTGAGATAACAACACACAAAGGAAGTGTCAGATCCAACGTATATAAAGCAAACAAAGCCTTCGCATTCTAAAATAAATTGGCGAAACACacttaatataaatatattaaaagcAAAACATTCTAATATCAACAAGTTTGATTTCAACCAGAGAAGAGCCGGTCATACCTTTTTCTGCTCTCGCTCAGTCCCTGTGTGCAGCTGAATAGTGCTCACCCATCCAAGTCAACTTAAGctacgtgtacacacacactcgaatAAGTATGAAAAGTGGTTAGAGGTTAAGTGTTGTGCAATACGTAGAAATAAACAGTCATGGTCAAGTTGCTTAGGCATGACACAGCAGAGCGCGTGCTGAAGATACTATCCACAGATTTACAGCCAGATAACCGTGTGAGAAAAGAAAGATCCTTCATTCAGACATCAAACTGCAACTATTGATCAGGCTGCCACTGTTCCATGCCAATACAATTTTACTGATTACTATGAGCACTTTGGCAAAAACCATGCACCAAATTAATATAAAAGGAAAGGTGTTACAAGAAATGCCTGGTATGTTCTCTTCAAGAAGCTGTGAAATACCAATCCTCATGTTTGGACTTTTTCAGGTATGCAGAAAATCCCATTAATAGACTAAAGGGTTAAGAATGTTtaagtactttattcatcccaagctgggaaatttcgctATTGcggcagcaatatacaggcactcagcatactaaacaCATACCTCTGATGGTAAAATAAACAGTACAcacattatttacagaaaatagaaatGTAAATTATAAGTACAAAAACTAGAGTGCAATTTGAAAAGTTAAACCTTTAAAATTATGCAACAGAATAAGAGCACAGAGTGCACAGAGTACTCGTGGGTTAACATTGCAGACTGATTACTATGGGTCAAAGTCTGTTTAGTCAAAGCCTCTGtgcagagtttttgttttttgacccCTGCTGACACTACTGCCTCCTTTGTGAAGTGGATAATGTGTGTCCATACTAACATAAGAACATTAAAGTCAAAGTTCAGGTTGCTATCTGAAAGGGACTGAGTGTGTCTGATTGTGTGTTGTAAGTACAGACCTGAGTCCTCCAGCTGCAGGCATTGAGCCGACAGGAATGGGCGAGTTTTAAGACTCCAAATTAGGCTGAGTACACAGATCTTTCACTCACTGAACAACATTTAACAGGATTTTTTTCCAACTGAGTTCTTCACAAACTACAGTACATAGTCCAACCATGAAATGAATCCCAACAAGAACAGGGGAGAAACATGAtgaatgaattatgaatgaGGTGTCCGGGTTTAAAATGAACATCAAGTCTAAACCCTTAAGTATTTTTTAATATACATTACATTCTTGGCTGCCATTAACAACAGTCCATCCTGCAATAACAGACTGCAGGCCTCCGAGTCTGCTGCCTTGTTACAAAACCACATAGAAGCCATATGCACCATAAACACGGCAAACTGTCAGTAAAACCAAGCGGTCACATGTTTTTTCTctcacagacaacagcagctcctcaccCCTGTTTCAGCCACATTCATAcatccctccatcccctccTACTGCTTCCTTCACTCCATCTGCTGCTTTGGTGAGTGCTGTCCTCTCTCAGCACCAGGTGTTAGCTTCAACTTCTCACCAATAAATCTCAGCTAACAGCAaactgctg
Protein-coding sequences here:
- the tsku gene encoding tsukushi, with the translated sequence MALLLWLGLSLLAAVQASAVKNCHPGCHCEVESFGLFDSFSLTRVDCRELSPSTSMPVPIPLDTAHLDLSSNTMGPLSDTMLAGPGYTTLVSLDLSNNHITKVSPNALSKLRYLETLDLSHNSLQSLPLNCFSGLPLAEVDLSHNSFQEFDMDVFAAKVNGEPVSVDLSYNKLVSVFTTLHGRVLLVQSLNLSANQLQSVPSLAGLPLRYLNLDFNPITHIKEGAFPQLKDVVYLSISGLHELQQIEPNSFKGLQSLQVLDLSNNPKLKSLSPAVFSGLDSLQELNLSGSGVASLPTNILTDLPSIKSITLGQNTHCWRTQKQGQFHRQMGQVQHNEVLNCNVEGVVL